In the Microbispora sp. ZYX-F-249 genome, one interval contains:
- a CDS encoding ABC transporter substrate-binding protein produces MAVTRNYGPRALALVAGAGLLLSGCGGAKVGETQAASDGKGGCGTVNLAINPWVGYEANAAVIAYVAEKELGCTVVKKDLKEEVAWQGFGTGEVDAVVENWGHDDLKKKYIDEQKTAVSAGVTGNKGVIGWFVPPWMAEKYPDITDWKNLNKYADLFKTSESGGKGQMLDGDPSFVTNDEALVKNLDLNYKVVYAGSEAALITAFRQAEKQKTPLLGYFYDPQWFMSEVKLVKVNLPEYTEGCDADAEKVACDYPVYDLDKIVSKKFADSGSPAYQLVKNFTWTNDDQNLVAKYISEDKMSAEDAAAKWVKDNPDKVKAWLPQG; encoded by the coding sequence GTGGCAGTGACAAGGAACTATGGGCCGCGCGCGCTCGCGCTCGTGGCCGGCGCAGGCCTCCTGCTCTCCGGGTGCGGAGGCGCGAAGGTCGGGGAGACGCAGGCGGCATCCGACGGCAAGGGCGGCTGCGGCACCGTCAACCTGGCGATCAACCCGTGGGTCGGCTACGAGGCCAACGCCGCCGTGATCGCGTACGTGGCGGAGAAGGAACTGGGGTGCACGGTCGTCAAGAAGGACCTCAAGGAGGAGGTCGCCTGGCAGGGCTTCGGCACCGGCGAGGTGGACGCCGTCGTGGAGAACTGGGGTCACGACGACCTGAAGAAGAAGTACATCGACGAGCAGAAGACCGCCGTGTCGGCGGGCGTCACCGGAAACAAGGGCGTCATCGGCTGGTTCGTGCCGCCGTGGATGGCGGAGAAGTACCCCGACATCACCGACTGGAAGAACCTCAACAAGTACGCCGACCTGTTCAAGACGTCCGAGTCGGGCGGCAAGGGCCAGATGCTCGACGGCGACCCGTCCTTCGTCACCAACGACGAGGCGCTGGTCAAGAACCTCGACCTGAACTACAAGGTGGTCTACGCCGGCAGCGAGGCGGCCCTGATCACGGCCTTCCGTCAGGCGGAGAAGCAGAAGACGCCGCTGCTCGGCTACTTCTACGACCCGCAGTGGTTCATGTCCGAGGTCAAGCTGGTCAAGGTCAACCTGCCCGAGTACACCGAGGGCTGCGACGCCGACGCCGAGAAGGTGGCGTGCGACTACCCCGTCTACGACCTCGACAAGATCGTGAGCAAGAAGTTCGCCGACTCCGGCAGCCCGGCCTACCAGCTCGTCAAGAACTTCACCTGGACGAACGACGACCAGAACCTCGTGGCCAAGTACATCTCCGAGGACAAGATGTCCGCCGAGGACGCGGCCGCCAAGTGGGTCAAGGACAACCCCGACAAGGTGAAGGCCTGGCTGCCCCAGGGCTGA